CCGCGTGCGGGAGGCGTTGCTCGTTGCGGAGTCCCCGGACCGGATCATTCAGATCATTCGCGAAGCTGAGAGCGGCCCATGACGACCCGTCGTCGATGGATCGAGACGGTGGCTTTCGCGTCCGCCGGAACGCTCGGGTTGCACGCCGCCCCGGCGCCGGTGCCTCTGCTGCAGCTTGGCAGTGAGGCGCTGGAAGCGAGCCAATTCAAAGCGTTGCAAGGGAAACGCGTGGGATTGCTCACGCATCAGGCCGGGCTCAACCGGCGAGGTCGATCCACGGTTGAATTATTGAAGGGTGCGCCCGGGGTGAAGTTAGCCGCGCTTTTCGCTCCGGAGCATGGTCTGAGGGGCGATATTCCCGCCGGGACTGAATTTGGCGACACCCTCGATGTGCGCACAGGTTTGCCGCTCTTCTCCCTGTATGGTCCGGGTCCGGTCCGCAAGCCCACTCCGAAGATGCTGCGCGGATTGGACGTTCTGGTCTATGACATGCAGGATGTGGGCTGCCGATCCTACACCTTTATCAGCACCATGGGGCTGTCGATGGAATCGTGCGCCGAGTCGGGTGTGGAGTTCATGGTGTTGGACCGGCCGAATCCCATTGGGGGGGTCCGGGTGGAGGGACCGGGGCTGGACCCTCGTTACCGTTCTTTGGTGAGTCAATGGAACATTCCCTACGCCTACGGCCTGACCTGCGGCGAGCTGGCCCGTATGATCGTCGGCGAACGCTGGATCAAGCCCGGATTGAAACTGACGGTGGTGCCGATGAAAGGATGGAAGCGCGCCATGGTGTGGAAGGACACCGGTCTG
The Verrucomicrobiota bacterium DNA segment above includes these coding regions:
- a CDS encoding DUF1343 domain-containing protein: MTTRRRWIETVAFASAGTLGLHAAPAPVPLLQLGSEALEASQFKALQGKRVGLLTHQAGLNRRGRSTVELLKGAPGVKLAALFAPEHGLRGDIPAGTEFGDTLDVRTGLPLFSLYGPGPVRKPTPKMLRGLDVLVYDMQDVGCRSYTFISTMGLSMESCAESGVEFMVLDRPNPIGGVRVEGPGLDPRYRSLVSQWNIPYAYGLTCGELARMIVGERWIKPGLKLTVVPMKGWKRAMVWKDTGLRWVPTSPKIPTPGSATHYTALGLLGEIAKGSGLHTGGLFDRPFEWVSAAWMDAARVAASMNALKLKTVRFRHGEASHSGRPYGVVFAEYLDAARAPLVAQTFYYLDAIKKVHGKNLGMEWGVREPGSGLFDKVAGGTQLRRDLAAGRPARGIIDSWSGVERDFRTRRKPYLMYW